In Pseudomonas rhizosphaerae, one DNA window encodes the following:
- a CDS encoding carbohydrate porin: MLGALSLAGSVHAAGAFTEESPWMTGDWGGARTELLEKGYDFSLEYVGEVGSNLDGGYNDDTTARYSDQFALGVKMDLEKILGWKDAEFKLAITERSGRNISNDRIGDPRAGTLSSSQEVWGRGQTWRLTQMWYKQGYFDDKLNVKIGRFGPGEDFNSFPCDFQNLAFCGSQVGNWVGNIWYNWPVSQWALRIKYNITPEVYAQVGVFEQNPSYLETGNGFKLSGSGTKGMILPVELVWTPKLNDLPGEYRLGYYYSTAKADDVYEDDNGQAAAISGASYKSHSSKHGAWVVAQQQLTSHNGSAARGLSIFANATVHDKDTNFVDNYQQIGLTYMGPFDARPKDDIGVGIARIHVNDDVRKNRRLVNDLNNVADYDNPSYLPIQDTEYNAEIYYGFHVTNWLTVRPNVQYIKHPGGVNQVDDALVAGLKIQSKF; this comes from the coding sequence ATGCTTGGCGCCTTGAGTCTGGCCGGCAGCGTGCACGCCGCCGGCGCCTTCACCGAAGAGTCGCCATGGATGACCGGCGATTGGGGTGGGGCGCGTACCGAGTTGCTGGAAAAGGGCTACGACTTTTCGCTGGAGTACGTGGGGGAGGTAGGCAGCAATCTGGACGGTGGCTACAACGACGACACCACCGCACGCTACAGCGACCAGTTCGCCTTGGGCGTGAAGATGGACCTGGAAAAAATCCTGGGCTGGAAGGACGCCGAGTTCAAGCTGGCCATCACCGAGCGTAGCGGTCGCAACATTTCCAACGATCGAATTGGCGACCCGCGTGCTGGCACCCTGAGTTCCTCCCAGGAAGTATGGGGCAGGGGCCAGACCTGGCGTCTGACGCAGATGTGGTACAAACAGGGCTATTTCGACGACAAGCTCAACGTCAAGATCGGCCGCTTCGGCCCCGGCGAAGACTTCAACAGCTTCCCGTGCGACTTCCAGAACCTGGCGTTCTGCGGCTCGCAGGTCGGCAACTGGGTCGGCAATATCTGGTACAACTGGCCGGTCAGCCAGTGGGCCTTGCGCATCAAGTACAACATCACGCCTGAGGTGTATGCGCAGGTGGGGGTGTTCGAGCAGAACCCTTCGTACCTGGAAACCGGCAATGGCTTCAAGCTCAGCGGCAGTGGCACCAAGGGCATGATCCTGCCCGTCGAGCTGGTGTGGACGCCCAAGCTCAACGACCTGCCGGGCGAGTACCGCCTTGGCTACTACTACAGCACGGCCAAGGCCGACGACGTCTACGAAGACGACAACGGCCAGGCTGCTGCCATCTCTGGCGCCAGCTACAAGTCCCACAGCAGCAAGCACGGTGCCTGGGTCGTGGCCCAGCAGCAGCTGACCAGCCACAACGGCAGCGCTGCGCGTGGCCTGAGCATCTTCGCCAACGCCACCGTGCATGACAAGGACACCAACTTCGTCGACAACTACCAGCAGATCGGCCTGACCTACATGGGCCCTTTCGACGCGCGTCCCAAGGATGACATCGGCGTGGGCATCGCCCGCATCCACGTCAACGACGACGTACGCAAGAACCGTCGCCTGGTCAACGATCTGAACAATGTCGCCGACTACGACAACCCGTCGTACCTGCCGATCCAGGACACCGAGTACAACGCCGAGATCTACTACGGGTTCCACGTGACCAACTGGCTGACGGTACGGCCGAACGTGCAGTACATCAAGCATCCAGGTGGAGTTAACCAGGTGGACGATGCACTGGTGGCCGGCCTGAAGATCCAGTCCAAGTTCTGA
- the hexR gene encoding DNA-binding transcriptional regulator HexR — translation MRNLLEQIQSRLDELNKAERKVAEIILLNPQQATRFSIAALAQAAKVSEPTVNRFCRSFGVSGYPELKLQLAQSLASGAAYVSRAVEADDDPAAYTQKIFGSAIASLDSACQQLDPALVSRAVDMLIQARQIHFFGLGASAPVALDAQHKFFRFNLAVSAHADVLMQRMLASVAHTGELFVIISYTGRTRELVEVARLARENGASVLGLTAAGSPLAKASSVSLNIPLPEDTDIYMPMTSRIVQLTVLDVLATGMTLRRGVDFQPHLRKIKESLNVSRYPAGDGLD, via the coding sequence GTGCGAAATCTTCTGGAACAGATCCAGAGCCGCCTCGATGAGCTGAACAAGGCCGAACGCAAGGTGGCCGAGATCATTCTGCTCAATCCGCAGCAGGCGACCCGCTTCAGTATTGCCGCCCTTGCGCAGGCCGCCAAGGTCAGCGAGCCGACAGTGAACCGCTTTTGCCGCTCCTTCGGCGTGAGCGGCTACCCCGAGCTCAAGCTGCAGCTGGCACAGAGCCTGGCCAGCGGCGCGGCGTATGTCAGTCGCGCGGTGGAAGCCGACGACGATCCTGCGGCGTACACCCAGAAGATTTTCGGCAGTGCCATTGCCTCGCTGGACAGCGCCTGTCAGCAACTCGATCCGGCCCTGGTCAGCCGCGCGGTGGACATGCTGATCCAGGCGCGGCAAATCCATTTCTTCGGGCTCGGCGCGTCGGCGCCAGTGGCGCTTGATGCCCAGCACAAGTTCTTTCGCTTCAACCTGGCGGTGTCGGCCCATGCCGATGTCCTCATGCAGCGGATGTTGGCCTCGGTTGCCCACACCGGTGAGCTGTTCGTGATCATTTCCTACACCGGGCGCACCCGCGAACTGGTGGAGGTGGCTCGCCTGGCGCGGGAGAACGGCGCCTCGGTACTGGGCCTGACCGCAGCAGGCTCACCCTTGGCGAAGGCCAGCAGCGTCAGTCTGAACATACCCTTGCCCGAAGACACGGATATTTACATGCCGATGACCTCGCGCATCGTGCAACTGACCGTGCTCGACGTGCTGGCCACGGGCATGACGCTGCGGCGCGGCGTGGATTTCCAGCCGCACCTGCGCAAGATCAAGGAAAGCCTGAACGTCAGCCGCTATCCGGCGGGGGATGGGCTGGACTGA
- the zwf gene encoding glucose-6-phosphate dehydrogenase, translating into MPSMTAGSCTFALFGALGDLALRKLFPALYQLDRAKLLHADTRILALAREPGDEAHHLGVIEAGLRKFVSDAQLEPEAVQRFLARLSYVHVDFLDADTYVALAEKVGDAEQLIAYFATPAAVYGAICENLHKVGLTERTRAVLEKPIGHDLESSRRVNDAVAQYFPENRVYRIDHYLGKETVQNLIALRFANSLFETQWNQNYISHVEITVAEKVGIEGRWGYFDQAGQLRDMIQNHLLQLLCLIAMDPPADLSADSIRDEKVKVLKALAPFTADGLTQQVVRGQYIAGYSEGRPVPGYLEEENSNTQSDTETFVALRADIRNWRWAGVPFYLRTGKRMPEKLSQIVIHFKEPPHYIFAPEQRLQISNKLIIRLQPDEGISLRVMTKEQGLDKGMQLRSGPLQLNFSDTYRSARIPDAYERLLLEVMQGNQNLFVRKDEIEYAWTWCDQLIAGWKKSGDAPKPYAAGSWGPMSSIALITRDGRSWYGDI; encoded by the coding sequence ATGCCCTCAATGACCGCAGGATCATGCACCTTTGCCCTCTTTGGCGCCCTGGGCGACCTGGCATTGCGCAAGCTGTTTCCGGCTCTATATCAACTCGATCGCGCGAAGTTGCTGCACGCCGATACGCGTATTCTCGCCCTGGCCCGCGAACCCGGTGACGAGGCCCACCACCTGGGGGTCATCGAGGCCGGGCTGCGCAAATTCGTGTCCGATGCACAGCTCGAACCTGAGGCGGTGCAGCGTTTCCTGGCGCGGCTGAGCTACGTACACGTGGACTTTCTGGATGCCGACACCTACGTCGCCCTGGCCGAGAAAGTAGGCGATGCCGAGCAACTGATCGCCTATTTCGCCACGCCGGCGGCCGTGTATGGCGCCATCTGCGAAAACCTGCACAAGGTCGGCCTGACCGAGCGCACCCGCGCCGTACTGGAAAAGCCCATCGGCCATGACCTGGAATCCTCGCGCCGGGTCAACGACGCCGTGGCGCAGTACTTCCCCGAGAACCGGGTGTACCGAATCGACCACTATCTGGGCAAGGAGACGGTGCAGAACCTCATTGCCCTGCGCTTCGCCAACAGCCTGTTCGAAACCCAGTGGAACCAGAACTACATTTCCCATGTGGAAATCACCGTGGCGGAAAAGGTCGGTATCGAAGGGCGTTGGGGGTATTTCGACCAGGCCGGTCAGTTGCGCGACATGATCCAGAACCACTTGTTGCAGCTGCTGTGCCTGATCGCCATGGACCCGCCGGCCGATCTGTCCGCCGATAGCATCCGCGACGAGAAGGTCAAGGTGCTCAAGGCACTGGCGCCGTTCACCGCCGATGGCCTGACCCAGCAAGTGGTACGCGGCCAGTACATTGCAGGCTACAGCGAGGGGCGCCCCGTGCCGGGGTATCTGGAGGAGGAAAACTCCAACACCCAGAGCGACACCGAAACGTTCGTCGCGCTGCGCGCCGACATTCGCAACTGGCGTTGGGCCGGGGTGCCGTTCTACCTGCGGACCGGCAAGCGCATGCCTGAAAAGCTGTCGCAGATCGTCATCCACTTCAAGGAACCACCGCACTACATTTTCGCCCCCGAGCAGCGCCTGCAGATCAGCAACAAGCTGATCATCCGCCTGCAACCGGACGAAGGCATCTCGCTGCGCGTGATGACCAAGGAGCAAGGCCTGGACAAGGGCATGCAGCTGCGCAGCGGACCGTTGCAACTGAATTTCTCCGACACCTATCGCAGTGCGCGTATTCCAGATGCGTACGAGCGATTGCTGCTGGAGGTCATGCAGGGCAATCAGAACCTGTTTGTCCGTAAAGATGAAATCGAATATGCGTGGACATGGTGCGACCAGCTGATCGCCGGATGGAAGAAATCCGGCGATGCCCCTAAGCCGTACGCGGCAGGTTCCTGGGGGCCGATGAGCTCGATTGCCCTGATCACACGCGATGGGAGATCCTGGTATGGCGATATCTGA
- the pgl gene encoding 6-phosphogluconolactonase: protein MAISDLQFPEGVKVHDCVSAPLLAEALAGKVAEQLREAIERQNVATLVVSGGRSPVAFFQCLARQSLDWSRVVISLADERWVPIEHADSNAGLLKRYLLVGAVQQARFVSLYQTTSSQEEAAAVADDLLGQLPPIDVLVLGMGDDGHTASLFPDSPNLEQALALNSERRCWPMLAPSVPHQRLSMSRALLASARFKVLSVQGQSKLTTLRTALAGDDVAQMPIRAFLHTELDIYWCQ, encoded by the coding sequence ATGGCGATATCTGATTTACAGTTCCCCGAAGGGGTGAAGGTTCACGACTGCGTGAGCGCTCCCCTGTTGGCTGAAGCCTTGGCCGGCAAAGTGGCCGAACAATTGCGCGAAGCCATCGAGCGCCAGAACGTGGCGACCCTGGTGGTTTCCGGCGGCCGCAGTCCTGTGGCGTTCTTCCAATGCCTGGCACGTCAGAGCCTGGATTGGTCGCGCGTGGTGATCTCCCTGGCCGACGAGCGTTGGGTGCCCATCGAGCACGCCGACAGCAATGCCGGTCTGCTCAAACGCTACCTTCTGGTGGGTGCGGTGCAGCAGGCGCGCTTCGTCAGCCTGTACCAGACCACCTCCAGCCAGGAGGAAGCCGCCGCGGTGGCCGATGACCTGCTCGGCCAATTGCCGCCGATCGATGTGCTGGTACTGGGCATGGGCGACGACGGTCACACCGCGTCGCTGTTTCCCGACAGCCCCAACCTCGAGCAGGCCCTGGCGCTGAACAGCGAGCGCCGCTGCTGGCCCATGTTGGCACCCAGTGTGCCCCATCAGCGCCTGAGCATGAGCCGTGCGCTGCTGGCCTCGGCACGCTTCAAGGTGCTGTCGGTACAGGGCCAGAGCAAGTTGACCACACTGCGCACCGCATTGGCCGGCGACGATGTCGCACAGATGCCGATCCGTGCCTTCCTGCACACCGAGCTGGATATCTACTGGTGTCAATGA
- a CDS encoding bifunctional 4-hydroxy-2-oxoglutarate aldolase/2-dehydro-3-deoxy-phosphogluconate aldolase, producing the protein MNQGTAAMITTEQQQRMVDKVAQIDALAARARILPVITIAREEDILPLADALAAGGLTVLEVTLRSALGLRAIQVLREQRPELLVGAGTVLTREMLAATEQAGSQFTVTPGVTQDMLEAGVESSLPLLPGISSPSELMMGYALGYRRFKLFPAEVSGGVAAIKALGGPFPEVRFCPTGGVGPGNINSYMAQSNVMCVGGSWMLDSKWIENRDWARIQECSAQALALLD; encoded by the coding sequence ATGAATCAAGGAACCGCCGCTATGATCACCACCGAACAACAGCAACGCATGGTCGACAAGGTTGCCCAGATCGACGCCCTGGCGGCGCGTGCGCGGATCCTGCCCGTCATCACCATTGCCCGTGAAGAAGACATCCTGCCCTTGGCCGATGCCTTGGCGGCGGGTGGCCTGACCGTGCTGGAAGTGACCCTGCGCTCGGCCCTTGGGCTCCGTGCGATCCAGGTGCTGCGCGAGCAGCGGCCTGAATTGCTGGTGGGCGCCGGCACCGTACTGACTCGAGAAATGCTGGCTGCGACCGAGCAGGCAGGTTCCCAGTTCACTGTCACCCCCGGCGTGACCCAGGACATGCTCGAGGCTGGTGTAGAAAGCTCGTTGCCCTTGCTGCCGGGTATCAGCAGCCCGTCCGAATTGATGATGGGCTACGCGCTGGGGTATCGCCGTTTCAAGCTGTTCCCCGCCGAGGTAAGCGGTGGTGTTGCTGCCATCAAGGCGCTGGGCGGACCTTTCCCGGAGGTACGCTTCTGTCCAACTGGCGGCGTCGGGCCAGGCAACATCAACAGCTACATGGCGCAGTCCAACGTGATGTGCGTCGGCGGCTCCTGGATGCTGGACAGCAAATGGATCGAAAACCGCGACTGGGCACGCATTCAGGAGTGCAGCGCCCAGGCGCTGGCTCTGCTCGACTGA
- a CDS encoding DUF3820 family protein has product MNPEKLESLVTLAMPFGKYKGRAIADLPGHYLNWFAREGFPKGELGGLLALMQEIDHNGLSDLLDPLRVKHGKPRIADGR; this is encoded by the coding sequence ATGAATCCTGAAAAGCTCGAATCGCTGGTCACCTTGGCGATGCCCTTCGGCAAGTACAAGGGTCGGGCGATTGCCGACCTGCCCGGGCACTACCTGAACTGGTTCGCACGCGAAGGTTTTCCCAAGGGCGAGTTAGGGGGCCTGCTTGCTCTGATGCAGGAGATCGACCACAACGGCCTGTCCGACCTGCTCGATCCGTTGCGGGTCAAACATGGCAAACCGCGGATTGCCGATGGGCGTTGA
- a CDS encoding ferritin-like domain-containing protein → MNGPTQSVISILNNLIETCKDGQEGFKTCAEDIKNPELKALFAKHSQECAEAAGELQAEVIALGGTPEDSTSLSGDLHRRWVDVKSIFTGKDEEAVLNEAERGEDVALTAYKEALAEPLPANVYAIIERQLHGVQRNHDEIKALRNIARAHS, encoded by the coding sequence ATGAATGGTCCCACCCAAAGCGTGATTTCGATTCTCAATAACTTGATCGAGACCTGCAAAGACGGTCAAGAAGGCTTCAAGACCTGCGCCGAAGACATCAAGAATCCCGAGCTCAAGGCGTTGTTCGCCAAACACTCTCAAGAGTGCGCCGAAGCCGCTGGTGAGCTGCAAGCCGAAGTGATTGCCCTGGGCGGTACGCCAGAGGATTCCACAAGCTTGAGCGGCGACCTGCATCGCCGTTGGGTCGACGTGAAATCGATTTTCACCGGCAAGGACGAAGAAGCCGTACTCAACGAAGCCGAGCGCGGCGAAGATGTGGCACTGACGGCGTACAAGGAAGCGTTGGCTGAACCATTGCCCGCCAATGTCTATGCGATCATCGAGCGTCAGCTGCACGGAGTACAACGCAATCACGACGAGATCAAGGCCCTGCGCAACATCGCTCGCGCACACAGCTGA
- a CDS encoding multidrug efflux RND transporter permease subunit, whose protein sequence is MTGGRSLCAWCIDHPVATVLLTLALVLLGGLAFTRLAIAPLPEADFPTIQVNAQLPGASPQTMASSVATPLEVQFSAIPGMTQMTSSSALGSTNLILQFSLSKSIDTAAQEVQAAINTAAGRLPQDMPNLPTWRKVNPGDSPVLILSVSSAQMPTHALSDYTETLLARQLSQIEGVGQIYITGQQRPAIRVQAAPERLAALQLTLADLRGAIQQTSLNLAKGALYGDTSVSTLATNDQLFEAHEYAQLVVAYRDGAPVQLKDVATVIKGAENAYVQSWSGDQPGLNLTIFRQPGANIVDTVDRILSAMPRLQEALPASVDVTVLNDRTQTIRASLHEVELTLLIAVLLVVAVMALFLRQLSATLIVSSVLGVSLIATFAAMYLMGFSLNNLTLVAIVISVGFVVDDAIVVVENIHRHLEAGDGMREAAIKGASEISFTVVSISFSLIAAFIPLLFMGGVVGRLFKEFALTATATILISVVVSLTLAPTLCALFMRRPAHMARAGFGERLLAWYEKGLVRALAHQRITLTVFALTVGLSIAGYVLIPKGFFPVQDTGFVLGTTEAAADISYKDMQEKHLALARIVEADPAVRAYSHAVGVTGSNQTIATGRFWIGLKTQGERDVSASEFIDRLRPQLAQVPGVVLYLRAGQDINLSAGPSRSQYQYVLKSNDGPTLNLWTQRLTERLRANPAFRDLSNDLQLGGSVTHISIDRVAAARFGLTTSDIDQALYDAFGQRQINEFQTETNQYKVILELKADQRGKAQSLQYFYLRSPLSNEMVPLSAVARVEAPTQGPLSISHDGLFPAANLSFNLAPGVSLGEAVALLERTEAEVGLPAAITGSFQGAAQAFQSSLASQPWLILAALVAVYIILGVLYESFVHPLTIISTLPSAGLGALLLLWLWGQDFSIMGLIGLVLLIGIVKKNGILMIDFALHAQRSEGLPAREAIHKACLTRFRPIIMTTLAALLGALPLMFGYGAGAELRQPLGIAVVGGLLISQVLTLFTTPVIYLQLERLFHRTDGSRTPALPASH, encoded by the coding sequence ATGACCGGCGGGCGCTCGCTTTGCGCCTGGTGCATCGACCATCCGGTGGCCACTGTGCTGTTGACCCTGGCCCTGGTGTTGCTCGGTGGCCTGGCCTTCACGCGTCTGGCGATTGCGCCACTGCCCGAAGCAGATTTCCCGACCATCCAGGTGAACGCGCAACTGCCCGGCGCCAGTCCGCAGACCATGGCGTCTTCGGTGGCCACGCCTCTGGAAGTGCAGTTCAGTGCCATTCCTGGCATGACCCAGATGACGTCGAGCAGCGCGCTGGGGTCGACCAACCTGATTCTGCAATTCAGCCTGAGCAAAAGCATCGATACCGCCGCGCAAGAGGTCCAGGCAGCGATCAACACGGCGGCCGGGCGCTTGCCGCAGGACATGCCCAACCTGCCGACCTGGCGCAAGGTCAATCCCGGGGACAGTCCGGTGTTGATCCTCAGCGTGAGCTCGGCGCAGATGCCCACCCACGCATTGAGTGACTACACCGAAACCCTGTTGGCCAGGCAACTGAGCCAGATCGAGGGCGTAGGCCAAATCTATATCACCGGCCAACAGCGCCCGGCGATCCGGGTACAGGCCGCGCCGGAGCGCCTCGCCGCACTGCAACTGACCCTCGCCGACCTGCGTGGCGCCATCCAGCAGACCAGCCTGAACCTGGCCAAGGGGGCTCTGTACGGCGACACCAGCGTATCGACCCTGGCCACCAACGATCAGCTGTTCGAGGCCCACGAGTATGCACAGTTGGTAGTGGCCTACCGTGACGGCGCGCCGGTACAGCTCAAGGACGTCGCTACCGTGATCAAAGGCGCCGAGAATGCCTACGTGCAATCCTGGTCCGGTGATCAACCAGGGTTGAACCTCACGATCTTCCGCCAGCCGGGTGCGAACATCGTCGACACGGTCGACCGTATTCTCAGCGCCATGCCGCGCTTGCAGGAGGCACTGCCCGCCTCCGTGGATGTCACCGTACTCAACGACCGCACCCAGACCATCCGGGCCTCGTTGCACGAGGTCGAACTGACGCTGTTGATCGCCGTGCTGTTGGTCGTGGCCGTCATGGCGCTGTTCCTGCGCCAGCTGTCGGCCACGTTGATTGTGTCCAGCGTGCTGGGCGTGTCGCTGATCGCCACGTTCGCCGCCATGTACCTGATGGGTTTCAGCCTGAACAATCTGACGCTGGTGGCCATCGTGATCAGTGTCGGATTCGTGGTCGACGACGCGATCGTGGTGGTGGAGAACATCCATCGCCACCTGGAAGCAGGCGATGGCATGCGTGAAGCGGCAATCAAGGGTGCCAGTGAAATCAGCTTCACGGTGGTCTCGATCAGCTTTTCGTTGATCGCTGCGTTCATTCCGCTGCTGTTCATGGGTGGCGTGGTCGGGCGGCTGTTCAAGGAATTCGCGCTCACGGCCACCGCGACCATCCTGATCTCGGTGGTGGTTTCCCTGACCCTGGCACCGACCTTGTGCGCGCTGTTCATGCGCCGCCCCGCGCACATGGCGCGGGCCGGTTTCGGTGAGCGCCTGCTGGCCTGGTACGAGAAGGGCCTGGTCCGCGCACTGGCGCATCAGCGTATCACCCTCACCGTCTTTGCCCTTACCGTGGGCCTTTCGATTGCCGGCTACGTACTCATTCCCAAAGGCTTTTTCCCGGTGCAGGACACCGGCTTCGTGCTCGGCACGACCGAGGCCGCTGCAGACATCTCCTATAAGGACATGCAGGAAAAACACCTGGCCCTGGCCCGTATCGTCGAGGCAGATCCGGCAGTCCGGGCCTATTCCCACGCCGTGGGCGTGACGGGCAGCAACCAGACCATTGCCACGGGGCGGTTCTGGATCGGCCTCAAGACACAAGGCGAGCGCGACGTGTCGGCCAGCGAATTCATCGACCGTTTGCGGCCGCAACTGGCACAGGTCCCGGGTGTGGTGCTGTACCTGCGCGCAGGCCAGGACATCAACCTGAGTGCCGGCCCCAGCCGAAGCCAGTACCAGTACGTGCTCAAGAGCAACGACGGGCCGACCCTGAACCTGTGGACCCAGCGCCTGACCGAACGGCTGCGGGCCAACCCGGCCTTTCGCGACCTGTCCAACGATTTGCAGTTGGGCGGCAGCGTGACTCACATCAGCATCGATCGCGTGGCCGCAGCGCGTTTCGGCCTGACCACCAGCGACATCGACCAGGCGTTGTACGATGCGTTCGGTCAGCGCCAGATCAACGAGTTCCAGACCGAGACCAACCAATACAAGGTCATTCTGGAACTCAAGGCCGACCAGCGCGGCAAGGCGCAGAGCCTGCAGTACTTCTATCTGCGCTCGCCGTTGAGCAATGAAATGGTACCGTTGTCGGCCGTCGCCCGAGTCGAGGCACCCACTCAGGGACCCTTGTCCATCAGCCACGATGGTCTGTTCCCGGCTGCCAATCTGTCGTTCAACCTGGCGCCCGGCGTGTCCTTGGGCGAGGCGGTCGCTCTACTCGAACGCACCGAAGCGGAGGTGGGCCTGCCCGCCGCCATCACCGGCAGCTTCCAGGGGGCTGCCCAGGCCTTTCAAAGCTCGCTGGCCAGCCAGCCATGGTTGATTCTGGCCGCGCTAGTGGCGGTCTATATCATTCTGGGCGTGCTGTACGAAAGCTTCGTCCACCCGCTGACGATCATCTCGACCCTGCCATCGGCCGGACTTGGCGCCTTGCTGTTGTTATGGCTGTGGGGACAGGATTTTTCGATCATGGGTCTGATCGGCTTGGTGCTGCTGATCGGTATCGTCAAGAAGAACGGCATTCTGATGATCGACTTTGCCTTGCACGCACAACGCAGCGAAGGGCTGCCTGCGCGTGAAGCGATTCACAAAGCGTGTCTGACGCGCTTCCGCCCGATCATCATGACCACACTGGCCGCGCTGCTGGGTGCGTTGCCGCTGATGTTCGGCTATGGCGCGGGTGCCGAATTGCGCCAGCCGCTGGGTATCGCGGTGGTGGGAGGACTGTTGATCAGCCAGGTACTGACGCTGTTCACCACCCCGGTGATCTACCTGCAGCTGGAGCGGTTGTTCCATCGGACCGATGGTTCGCGCACGCCTGCATTGCCTGCCAGCCATTGA
- a CDS encoding efflux RND transporter periplasmic adaptor subunit codes for MRIAIRPLFVAGLLLVVVVAAAWLFKRTSVSTTTTVASIPVRVVNVTQADVPRYLTGIGSVLSLHSVTVRAQVDGILSQVVVKEGQWVNKGDALASIDDRAIRASLAQAKAQASQSQAQLQVAGINLRRYKDLSRDNGISRQVLDEQQALFDQLTATLQGNQAAIAAAQVQLSYTQIHSPVTGRVGIRRVDPGNFLRVSDAEGLFTVTQIDPIAVEFSLPQQELATLQTLLDKPQPAVVRAYIDGDTETGKLVGEGRLTLLDNQIAASTGTIRAKAEFHNGKHTLWPGQLVSVGLQVGIERNALVVPLTVVQRGLEGYYVYRVTEQKAEQVPVQVRYQTSTQSLIEGVAAGDVLISDGQSRLRPGARVQVLEPKVDNAAPSP; via the coding sequence ATGCGCATAGCCATCCGCCCCCTGTTCGTGGCAGGCCTGCTGCTTGTCGTTGTGGTCGCCGCTGCGTGGCTGTTCAAGCGCACCTCGGTCAGCACCACGACAACGGTTGCGTCCATCCCGGTGCGGGTGGTCAACGTGACGCAGGCCGACGTGCCGCGCTATCTCACCGGGATCGGCTCGGTGCTTTCATTGCACAGCGTGACGGTGCGCGCGCAGGTCGACGGGATTCTGTCCCAGGTGGTAGTGAAGGAAGGCCAATGGGTGAACAAGGGGGACGCGCTGGCCAGCATCGACGATCGCGCCATCCGCGCCAGTCTTGCTCAAGCTAAGGCGCAAGCCAGTCAGAGCCAGGCACAGTTGCAGGTGGCGGGGATCAACCTGCGCCGCTACAAGGATCTGAGCCGTGACAATGGCATTTCCCGGCAGGTGCTCGATGAACAGCAAGCCCTGTTCGATCAGCTCACCGCGACGCTGCAAGGCAATCAGGCTGCCATCGCTGCAGCCCAGGTGCAGTTGTCCTATACCCAGATTCATTCGCCGGTGACCGGTCGGGTCGGGATTCGCCGCGTGGATCCCGGTAACTTCCTGCGTGTCAGCGATGCCGAGGGCTTGTTCACGGTCACTCAGATCGACCCCATCGCCGTCGAGTTCTCGCTGCCGCAGCAGGAACTGGCCACCCTGCAGACTCTGCTGGACAAGCCGCAGCCAGCGGTGGTGCGTGCCTACATCGATGGCGATACCGAAACCGGCAAGCTGGTGGGCGAAGGTCGCCTGACCCTGCTCGACAATCAGATCGCGGCAAGTACCGGCACCATTCGCGCCAAGGCCGAGTTTCACAACGGCAAACACACCTTGTGGCCAGGCCAGTTGGTCAGTGTCGGGCTGCAGGTGGGCATCGAACGCAATGCCCTGGTGGTACCGCTGACAGTGGTGCAGCGTGGTCTCGAGGGCTATTACGTGTACCGCGTCACCGAGCAGAAGGCCGAGCAGGTCCCGGTACAGGTGCGCTACCAGACTTCGACGCAAAGTTTGATAGAGGGCGTGGCGGCGGGTGACGTGCTGATCAGTGACGGGCAGTCACGGCTCAGGCCTGGCGCCCGTGTGCAGGTGCTCGAGCCGAAGGTGGACAACGCAGCGCCCTCGCCATGA